From Rubrivirga sp. SAORIC476, a single genomic window includes:
- a CDS encoding response regulator transcription factor, producing the protein MSRPIRVAVVEDHAGLRERLVQQLAFFDAVELVLVSESGDAFLADLDVRARSGAPAPEVVLMDIEMPGRDGIATTAELKQSRPEMEVLILTVYEDEDKIFAAVQAGASGYLLKDAGPDAVVRAVGEIAEGGAPTSPLVARKLLGYVRHQQGEASRVAAATEALHLTPRETDVLSRLVEDDTEAGIADALGVSPHTIRTHVKNLYAKLQVHSRAQAVRAAFERGLV; encoded by the coding sequence ATGTCCCGTCCCATCCGCGTCGCCGTCGTCGAAGACCATGCGGGCCTCCGGGAGCGCCTCGTTCAGCAGCTCGCCTTCTTCGACGCCGTCGAGCTGGTGCTCGTGTCGGAGAGCGGCGACGCCTTCCTGGCCGACCTCGACGTCCGCGCCCGCTCCGGTGCCCCTGCGCCCGAGGTGGTGCTGATGGACATCGAGATGCCTGGCCGCGATGGCATCGCGACCACCGCCGAACTGAAGCAGTCGCGGCCCGAGATGGAGGTCCTGATCCTGACCGTCTACGAGGACGAGGACAAGATCTTCGCGGCCGTCCAGGCGGGCGCGAGCGGTTACCTGCTCAAGGACGCCGGGCCAGACGCGGTCGTCCGCGCCGTCGGCGAGATCGCCGAAGGGGGGGCGCCCACGTCGCCGCTGGTGGCGCGCAAGCTGCTCGGGTACGTCCGCCACCAGCAGGGCGAGGCCAGCCGCGTCGCCGCGGCCACCGAGGCGCTCCACCTGACACCCCGCGAGACCGACGTGCTCTCCCGCCTCGTCGAGGACGACACCGAGGCGGGCATCGCAGACGCGCTCGGGGTCAGCCCCCACACCATCCGGACGCACGTCAAGAACCTCTACGCCAAGCTGCAGGTCCACAGCCGCGCGCAGGCCGTCCGGGCGGCCTTCGAGCGCGGCCTTGTCTAG
- a CDS encoding two-component regulator propeller domain-containing protein — MSALARADAQPVFDTLTRADGLPSDYVQAVYQDRFGFLWFGTDAGLARYDGRHVVTFTADDGLPDPFVYAVGEDRAGVLWVGTFSGLARKEGERFVEVATPFGDEPIVAVEPGADGRMLIQTGTQVGVQEEGGWRVLDAGAANGWSGVVALDDGSIVVSRRLGETDDGPWDLARFSPRGRTPVAVATEQTATGGRWISGAGDGRILLAGREEVALGRLDEGRFVPEAAYPIADARRMTLGARGELYVIADEGGIWSADAPDVPPVLLSTQRAQDLVVDREGGVWVGTFGQGVLRLAGRHLGIVTRTPALRLAVDGPTVWATSGAAVVQIDSETMKPRSRMVRPGLREVVVAQEGLYLTSGPSGMWLEDPLSPALPVPRFMDPNWISGMEAATDTVWVSGYGSGIVRYRDGAVLDTLRAADGLGTDMVEGLTRTSHGVWALTRSNGAALVQGDRITRVTRTDGLPSSAIYAVGEQADGTVWFGTDRGLGRWDGERATAVGARELGRQRILAVFERSGVMFAVGERGLYQVEGDRVRALGPVLFGAATRASINAVAYVPATDRVVLATTAGILSLDFRKIPNVITAPQVAVLSLRVDDDEQVLMGSVLDGRAATIPPGRHRVEIEFASLFYGAGAGVEYRVGTGPWQPTGPEQRVVFSDLGAGEHVIEARAVGPDGALSEAVARMTLQVAPRWWERPAVVWAMVLLGLGVFALTVRELSQRRLRREVERLEVGRRVQSERERISRDLHDHVGAQLSSLLAGVELAKLARRARGEADPVGGDGAMADPLEAVETDARETIRQLRETIWALHDEALTAGAFCQRLDAYVRSHAKDRIADVQVACDGTPEQVLPPAVALSLYRIAQEAVTNALKHSGARSLAITLRPTAASVSLAIEDDGRFVPPAGGDGLSGFGIGSMRTRAEQLGGTFDLDTASGTRVCVDVPVTIPPA; from the coding sequence GTGTCCGCGCTCGCGCGTGCGGACGCGCAGCCGGTGTTCGACACGCTCACCCGTGCCGACGGGCTGCCGTCGGACTATGTCCAGGCCGTCTACCAGGACCGGTTCGGCTTCCTCTGGTTCGGTACGGATGCCGGGCTGGCGCGCTACGACGGGCGCCACGTGGTCACGTTCACCGCCGACGACGGTCTGCCGGACCCGTTCGTGTATGCCGTCGGCGAGGACCGGGCGGGCGTGCTCTGGGTGGGGACGTTCTCGGGGCTGGCCCGGAAGGAGGGCGAGCGCTTCGTGGAGGTGGCGACCCCCTTCGGAGACGAGCCCATCGTGGCCGTGGAGCCGGGGGCCGACGGCCGGATGCTCATCCAGACCGGGACGCAGGTCGGGGTCCAGGAGGAGGGGGGGTGGCGCGTTCTGGATGCCGGGGCGGCGAACGGGTGGTCGGGCGTCGTCGCCCTGGACGACGGCTCGATCGTCGTCTCGCGGCGCCTCGGCGAGACCGACGACGGCCCCTGGGACCTCGCGCGCTTCTCTCCTCGTGGCCGCACGCCCGTCGCGGTCGCGACCGAGCAAACCGCGACGGGGGGGCGCTGGATCTCGGGCGCCGGGGATGGGCGCATCCTGCTGGCGGGTCGGGAGGAGGTCGCGCTGGGCCGCCTCGATGAGGGCCGCTTCGTCCCCGAGGCGGCCTACCCCATCGCCGACGCGCGCCGGATGACGCTCGGTGCGCGGGGCGAGCTCTACGTGATCGCCGATGAGGGCGGCATCTGGAGCGCCGACGCCCCGGACGTCCCGCCGGTGCTCCTCAGCACGCAGCGCGCCCAGGACCTCGTCGTCGATCGGGAGGGAGGCGTCTGGGTCGGCACGTTTGGGCAGGGCGTGCTGCGGCTCGCGGGCCGCCACCTGGGCATCGTCACCCGGACGCCTGCGCTCCGGCTGGCCGTCGACGGGCCGACGGTCTGGGCGACCTCAGGCGCCGCGGTGGTGCAGATCGACTCGGAGACCATGAAGCCCCGCAGTCGGATGGTCCGGCCGGGCCTCCGGGAGGTCGTGGTCGCTCAGGAGGGCCTCTACCTCACGAGCGGGCCCAGCGGCATGTGGCTGGAGGATCCGCTCTCGCCTGCGCTGCCGGTCCCTCGGTTCATGGACCCGAACTGGATCTCGGGCATGGAGGCGGCGACGGATACCGTCTGGGTCTCGGGCTACGGCTCCGGCATCGTGCGCTACCGCGACGGGGCCGTGCTCGACACACTGCGAGCGGCCGACGGCCTCGGCACCGACATGGTCGAGGGACTCACGCGGACCTCCCACGGCGTCTGGGCCCTGACTCGTTCCAACGGGGCCGCGCTCGTGCAGGGGGACCGCATCACCCGGGTCACCCGGACCGACGGCCTGCCGTCGTCGGCCATCTACGCGGTCGGCGAGCAGGCGGACGGGACCGTCTGGTTCGGGACCGATCGCGGGCTCGGGCGGTGGGACGGCGAGCGCGCCACGGCGGTGGGTGCGCGCGAGCTGGGGCGGCAGCGCATCCTGGCCGTGTTCGAGCGATCGGGCGTCATGTTCGCGGTCGGCGAGCGCGGGCTGTACCAGGTCGAGGGCGACCGCGTCCGGGCCCTCGGGCCGGTGCTGTTCGGGGCTGCGACGCGGGCGTCCATCAACGCCGTCGCCTACGTGCCCGCGACCGACCGGGTGGTGCTCGCGACCACGGCAGGCATCCTGTCGCTCGACTTCCGCAAGATCCCCAACGTGATCACGGCCCCCCAGGTCGCCGTGCTCAGTCTCCGCGTCGACGACGACGAGCAGGTCCTCATGGGCTCTGTGCTCGACGGCCGCGCCGCGACCATCCCGCCCGGGCGGCACCGCGTCGAGATCGAGTTCGCGTCCCTGTTCTACGGCGCCGGGGCAGGGGTCGAGTACCGCGTCGGGACCGGGCCGTGGCAGCCGACGGGCCCGGAGCAGCGGGTCGTGTTCTCCGACCTCGGCGCGGGTGAGCACGTGATCGAGGCGCGGGCCGTCGGGCCGGACGGCGCCCTGTCCGAGGCGGTCGCGCGGATGACGCTCCAGGTCGCCCCGCGGTGGTGGGAGCGTCCGGCGGTGGTCTGGGCGATGGTGCTGCTCGGGCTCGGCGTGTTCGCGCTGACCGTCCGGGAGCTGTCGCAGCGGCGGCTCCGGCGGGAGGTCGAGCGGCTCGAGGTCGGGCGCCGCGTCCAGTCCGAGCGCGAGCGGATCAGCCGGGACCTCCACGACCATGTCGGCGCACAGCTGTCGTCGCTGCTCGCGGGCGTCGAACTGGCCAAGCTGGCCCGTCGGGCGCGCGGGGAGGCCGACCCTGTCGGCGGGGACGGGGCGATGGCCGACCCGCTGGAGGCCGTCGAGACCGATGCGCGTGAGACCATCCGGCAGCTCCGCGAGACCATCTGGGCGCTCCACGACGAGGCCCTGACCGCCGGGGCCTTCTGCCAGCGCCTCGACGCGTACGTGCGGAGCCACGCCAAGGACCGCATCGCCGACGTGCAGGTGGCGTGCGACGGGACGCCCGAGCAGGTGCTGCCGCCAGCGGTCGCCCTGTCGCTCTACCGGATCGCGCAGGAGGCCGTCACGAACGCGCTCAAACACTCCGGCGCACGGTCGCTCGCCATCACGCTCCGGCCCACCGCCGCGTCGGTGTCGCTCGCCATCGAGGACGACGGCCGGTTCGTGCCTCCTGCCGGGGGCGACGGCCTCTCGGGCTTCGGCATCGGCTCCATGCGGACGCGCGCCGAGCAGCTAGGCGGCACCTTCGACCTCGACACGGCATCGGGCACGCGCGTCTGCGTCGACGTTCCGGTCACGATCCCCCCGGCGTAG
- the hisH gene encoding imidazole glycerol phosphate synthase subunit HisH, whose translation MTTIIDYGIGNLRSLAKAFAAAGVAVERTADPERIAEAERLVLPGVGAFGACADALASHGLTDLVRQRAEAGVPLLGVCVGMQLLFEASEERPGADGRAHDGLGLLPGRIVRFAPGLAADGQRLKVPHMGWNQLRTVHPHPILEGADGDWVYFVHSYHAAPSADGDRLATVDYGGDVPAVTGRDNVVGVQFHPEKSARAGLAMLRRFADWTPASDG comes from the coding sequence ATGACCACGATCATCGACTACGGCATCGGCAACCTGCGCTCGCTCGCGAAGGCGTTCGCGGCAGCGGGCGTGGCCGTCGAACGCACCGCCGATCCCGAGCGCATCGCCGAGGCCGAGCGCCTCGTCCTCCCCGGCGTCGGTGCCTTCGGGGCCTGCGCCGACGCGCTGGCCTCCCATGGGCTGACCGACCTCGTCCGCCAGCGTGCCGAGGCGGGAGTGCCGCTGCTGGGCGTCTGCGTGGGGATGCAGTTGTTGTTCGAGGCCTCCGAGGAGCGCCCCGGCGCCGACGGCCGCGCCCACGACGGCCTCGGGCTGCTGCCCGGCCGGATCGTCCGCTTCGCCCCCGGCCTCGCGGCCGACGGGCAGCGGCTGAAGGTGCCCCACATGGGCTGGAACCAGCTCCGCACCGTCCACCCCCACCCCATCCTGGAGGGCGCCGACGGCGACTGGGTCTACTTCGTTCACTCCTACCACGCCGCCCCGTCCGCCGACGGAGACCGGCTCGCGACGGTCGACTATGGCGGTGACGTGCCCGCGGTGACCGGGCGCGACAACGTGGTCGGCGTCCAGTTCCACCCCGAGAAAAGTGCTCGGGCGGGGCTGGCGATGCTCCGTAGGTTCGCAGACTGGACCCCCGCGAGTGATGGGTAG
- the hisA gene encoding 1-(5-phosphoribosyl)-5-[(5-phosphoribosylamino)methylideneamino]imidazole-4-carboxamide isomerase, which produces MLVIPAIDLRDGRCVRLRQGRYEDETVYFDDPVRMAKLWRVMNAKVIHLVDLDAARTTADEISHNRDVIARIAAALDVPVQVGGGIRTLDHIQAMLDLGVYRVVLGTAAVRNPDLVSEAVGRFGASRIVVGIDASKGEVMTEGWEAGSGVDAVDLALDMEARGVRRFVYTDIARDGTLEGPNIEAYREMGGRLTRAHLTASGGVGDYTDLLALQAAEPFRVDSVIVGRALYENRFPCQQFWCWHKKDEVDLDRFSTARLALRG; this is translated from the coding sequence ATGCTCGTCATCCCCGCCATCGACCTCCGCGACGGCCGCTGCGTCCGCCTTCGGCAGGGGCGCTACGAGGACGAAACGGTCTACTTCGACGACCCCGTCCGCATGGCGAAGCTGTGGCGGGTGATGAACGCCAAGGTGATCCACCTCGTGGACCTCGACGCGGCGCGGACGACGGCCGACGAGATCTCCCACAACCGGGACGTGATCGCGCGCATCGCGGCGGCGCTGGACGTCCCCGTCCAGGTCGGCGGCGGCATCCGGACCCTCGACCACATCCAGGCGATGCTCGACCTGGGCGTCTACCGCGTCGTGCTGGGCACCGCGGCCGTCCGCAACCCGGACCTCGTGAGCGAGGCCGTTGGGCGGTTCGGGGCGAGCCGCATCGTGGTGGGCATCGACGCGAGCAAGGGCGAGGTGATGACGGAGGGCTGGGAGGCGGGCTCCGGCGTCGACGCGGTCGACCTCGCGCTCGACATGGAGGCGCGGGGCGTGCGTCGGTTCGTCTACACCGACATCGCGCGGGACGGGACGCTGGAGGGCCCCAACATCGAGGCCTACCGCGAAATGGGCGGACGGCTCACGCGCGCCCACCTGACCGCCTCGGGCGGCGTCGGCGACTACACCGACCTGCTGGCCCTCCAGGCCGCCGAGCCCTTCCGGGTCGACTCGGTGATCGTGGGGCGGGCGCTCTACGAGAATCGCTTCCCCTGCCAGCAGTTCTGGTGCTGGCACAAGAAGGACGAAGTGGACCTGGACCGGTTTTCCACGGCTCGCCTCGCGCTTCGAGGCTAG
- the hisF gene encoding imidazole glycerol phosphate synthase subunit HisF has translation MLAKRIVPCLDIHDGRVVKGVQFVDLVDAGDPVEQARFYDASGADEVVFLDISATHEGRATLVDIIRRAADEVFIPLTVGGGVRAVEDVRRLLEAGADKVAINSAALADPDLLTRAADAFGAQCVVLAIDAKQTGATPSGWEVFTHGGRKPTGRDAVAWAAEGVRLGAGELLVTSMDRDGTKAGYDLDLLRALDEAVDVPVIASGGAGTLDHLAEGLTEGRADAVLAASMFHFRETTVAEAKAHLAAAGVPIRPVDA, from the coding sequence ATGCTCGCCAAGCGCATCGTTCCCTGCCTCGACATCCACGACGGGCGCGTGGTGAAGGGCGTCCAGTTCGTCGACCTCGTGGACGCGGGGGACCCGGTCGAGCAGGCGCGCTTCTACGACGCCTCCGGCGCCGACGAGGTCGTCTTCCTGGACATCTCGGCCACGCACGAGGGCCGGGCGACGCTGGTGGACATCATCCGGCGGGCGGCGGACGAGGTGTTCATCCCGCTGACCGTCGGCGGAGGCGTGCGGGCGGTGGAGGACGTGCGGCGACTGCTGGAGGCCGGCGCCGACAAGGTGGCCATCAACTCGGCCGCGCTGGCCGACCCGGACCTCCTGACGCGCGCCGCGGATGCCTTCGGGGCGCAGTGCGTCGTGCTCGCCATCGACGCCAAGCAGACCGGCGCCACGCCGAGCGGCTGGGAGGTGTTTACCCACGGCGGCCGCAAGCCGACCGGCCGCGACGCCGTCGCCTGGGCCGCCGAGGGCGTCCGGCTGGGAGCGGGCGAGTTGCTGGTGACGAGCATGGACCGCGACGGGACGAAGGCGGGCTACGACCTCGACTTGCTCCGCGCGCTCGACGAGGCCGTCGACGTGCCCGTGATCGCCTCGGGCGGGGCGGGGACGCTGGACCACCTCGCCGAGGGCCTCACCGAGGGACGCGCCGACGCCGTCCTGGCCGCCTCCATGTTCCACTTCCGCGAGACGACCGTCGCCGAGGCCAAGGCCCACCTCGCGGCGGCAGGCGTCCCCATCCGACCCGTCGACGCATGA
- a CDS encoding putative molybdenum carrier protein, whose translation MPLRIVSGGQTGADRAALDVALRLGLPVGGWCPAGRWAEDGPIPADYPLLETASADPAVRTGRNVRGADATLVLARGPLTGGTALTVRRATEAGRPVLVLAPVPDTVDAAVAWIARTVPPGGTLNVAGPRESEAPGSTAACQDWLMGVLAASHLDGLQPPPARTK comes from the coding sequence GTGCCCCTTCGCATCGTCTCCGGCGGACAGACCGGCGCCGACCGCGCTGCGCTCGACGTGGCCCTCCGTCTCGGCCTGCCCGTGGGGGGCTGGTGCCCGGCCGGGCGCTGGGCCGAAGACGGCCCGATTCCAGCCGACTATCCGCTTCTGGAGACCGCATCCGCCGATCCGGCGGTCCGCACGGGGCGCAACGTGCGGGGGGCCGACGCGACGCTCGTGCTGGCGCGAGGGCCGCTGACGGGGGGGACGGCGCTCACGGTCCGACGGGCGACCGAGGCGGGCCGACCGGTGCTCGTGCTGGCCCCGGTGCCCGACACGGTGGACGCCGCCGTCGCCTGGATCGCACGGACGGTGCCGCCGGGGGGCACGCTCAACGTGGCGGGGCCGCGCGAGAGCGAGGCGCCGGGCAGCACGGCCGCCTGCCAGGACTGGCTGATGGGGGTGCTCGCAGCCAGTCATCTCGACGGACTCCAACCCCCGCCCGCGCGGACAAAGTGA
- a CDS encoding outer membrane lipoprotein carrier protein LolA, whose product MTRSFLSRSLSLIALAATVLIAGQAQAQTPQAVAQRLQQRYGALESLQASFVQTAGGQRLQGTLSVRRDAFRLDLGEQVLVTDGGTLWSYSRDDDQVVVQDYEPSRVGFSVGQLFTNYLDVFRVTAATKATIGGVAHDVLTLRPRSSGMSVRDATLYVRSSDAVPTRVRVHDTNGGTLAFDLRDVRRNVSLPTSTFRFDAPRGTEVVDLR is encoded by the coding sequence ATGACTCGTTCGTTCCTCTCTCGCTCGCTGAGTCTGATCGCCCTCGCCGCCACCGTCCTCATCGCCGGTCAGGCGCAGGCCCAGACCCCCCAGGCCGTCGCGCAGCGCCTCCAGCAGCGCTACGGCGCCCTCGAATCCCTCCAGGCCTCCTTCGTGCAGACCGCCGGCGGCCAGCGCCTCCAGGGCACCCTGTCCGTCCGCCGCGACGCGTTCCGCCTCGACCTCGGCGAGCAGGTGCTCGTGACCGACGGCGGCACGCTGTGGTCGTACTCTCGCGACGACGACCAGGTCGTCGTGCAGGACTACGAGCCCTCGCGCGTCGGCTTCTCGGTCGGGCAGCTGTTCACCAACTACCTCGACGTGTTCCGCGTGACCGCGGCCACGAAGGCCACCATCGGCGGCGTCGCCCACGACGTGCTGACGTTGCGCCCGCGGAGCAGCGGCATGTCGGTCCGCGACGCGACGCTCTACGTCCGGTCCTCGGACGCCGTCCCGACGCGCGTCCGCGTGCACGACACCAACGGCGGCACGCTGGCCTTCGACCTGCGCGACGTGCGCCGCAACGTCTCCCTGCCCACCTCGACGTTCCGCTTCGACGCGCCGCGTGGCACGGAAGTCGTCGATCTCCGCTGA
- a CDS encoding lysylphosphatidylglycerol synthase transmembrane domain-containing protein, with the protein MTDRTKRLLSLLLSLVLGGGLLWLALRNADLGAVAEAFAAGEWIWMVPFVALGLVSVALRAWRWGMLIDALPGRSGRVPLRLTSASVAIGYLVNYAAPRLGEVARTANVSRRAEAPFSAVLGTVVAERVLDVVMLALALLSVVALYGERVHAILGQAWTSLAGLLDVPLWMLVVAALVVAGLGVGVLLLLRRGRGRIAGLLAQFKDGFTSVGHTGRPGLVILSTVLLWVCYGLMSDLPFRLLGMDAAYGLGPLDAWAVMAVGGIGMALPSPGGTGSFHYATVLALTLLFAVDPTPAATYALLVHAAGVVFYCILGVVALASQGTSVGAVVRAPADA; encoded by the coding sequence ATGACTGACCGAACGAAACGCCTCCTCTCCCTCCTGCTGAGCCTCGTGCTCGGGGGCGGCCTCCTGTGGCTCGCGCTCCGCAACGCCGACCTCGGCGCGGTCGCCGAGGCGTTCGCGGCGGGCGAGTGGATCTGGATGGTGCCGTTCGTCGCGCTGGGCCTCGTGTCGGTCGCCCTGCGGGCGTGGCGCTGGGGGATGCTGATCGACGCCCTCCCCGGCCGCTCCGGCCGCGTGCCCCTCCGGCTGACCTCGGCGTCGGTCGCCATCGGCTACCTCGTTAACTACGCCGCGCCGCGCCTGGGCGAGGTCGCGCGGACGGCCAACGTGTCGCGCCGAGCGGAGGCGCCGTTCTCCGCCGTGCTCGGCACCGTCGTCGCCGAGCGCGTGCTGGACGTCGTGATGCTGGCCCTGGCGCTCCTCTCGGTGGTGGCGCTCTACGGGGAGCGAGTGCACGCCATCCTGGGCCAGGCCTGGACGTCGCTGGCGGGCCTGCTGGACGTGCCGCTGTGGATGCTGGTCGTGGCCGCGCTGGTCGTCGCCGGGCTGGGCGTGGGCGTCCTGCTCCTGCTCCGCCGCGGGCGGGGGCGCATCGCCGGGCTCCTGGCCCAGTTCAAGGACGGGTTCACCTCCGTCGGACACACCGGCCGGCCGGGCCTGGTGATCCTCTCGACCGTGCTCCTCTGGGTCTGCTACGGCCTCATGTCGGACCTCCCCTTCCGCCTGCTCGGCATGGACGCCGCCTACGGACTCGGACCGCTCGACGCCTGGGCGGTGATGGCGGTCGGCGGCATCGGGATGGCGCTGCCCTCACCGGGCGGCACGGGCTCGTTTCACTACGCGACGGTGCTCGCGCTGACGCTCCTGTTCGCCGTGGACCCGACGCCCGCGGCGACGTACGCCCTGCTGGTCCACGCCGCCGGGGTCGTGTTCTACTGCATCCTGGGTGTGGTCGCGCTGGCGAGCCAGGGCACGTCCGTGGGCGCGGTCGTGCGCGCGCCTGCTGACGCGTGA
- the rlmB gene encoding 23S rRNA (guanosine(2251)-2'-O)-methyltransferase RlmB, whose amino-acid sequence MPASRTDVLAGRHPVRDALDLADGRIEKVYLQKGVHGSAIDGIRRAARAAGVPVQMVPRQKVDGLAPQAEHQGVVAVVAPVAYLDIDRMLSAVAPTLDDVRETKPVLIVLDEIEDPRNFGAILRSAVAAGAAGAIVPERRMAPLSAVAVKASAGTALQIPVARVSSLADALHQLKERGYWVVGLADDEGPGGPEVTTVWAYDWDRAVAIVVGNEGGGLRTGVRAACDVIASIPMRGPAESLNASVAAGIALFAAVRDRED is encoded by the coding sequence ATGCCCGCCTCCCGCACCGATGTCCTCGCCGGGCGCCACCCCGTCCGCGACGCGCTCGACCTGGCCGACGGCCGGATCGAGAAGGTCTACCTCCAGAAGGGCGTCCACGGGAGCGCGATCGATGGGATCCGTCGTGCTGCGCGGGCCGCGGGCGTTCCCGTCCAGATGGTGCCTCGGCAGAAGGTCGATGGGCTCGCGCCGCAGGCCGAGCACCAGGGCGTCGTGGCCGTCGTCGCGCCGGTCGCGTACCTGGACATCGACCGGATGCTCTCGGCCGTCGCGCCGACGCTGGACGACGTGCGCGAGACCAAGCCGGTCCTGATCGTGCTCGACGAGATCGAGGACCCGCGCAACTTCGGCGCGATCCTGCGGAGCGCGGTCGCCGCGGGCGCCGCCGGGGCCATCGTGCCCGAGCGCCGCATGGCGCCGCTCTCGGCCGTCGCGGTGAAGGCCAGCGCGGGGACGGCGCTCCAGATCCCCGTCGCGCGCGTCTCCAGCCTCGCCGACGCCCTCCACCAGCTCAAGGAGCGCGGCTACTGGGTCGTCGGACTGGCCGACGACGAGGGGCCGGGCGGGCCCGAGGTCACGACCGTCTGGGCCTACGACTGGGACCGCGCGGTCGCCATCGTGGTCGGCAACGAGGGCGGAGGGCTGCGGACGGGCGTCCGCGCGGCGTGCGACGTGATCGCGTCGATCCCGATGCGTGGCCCGGCGGAGTCGCTCAACGCGTCCGTCGCGGCGGGCATCGCGCTGTTCGCGGCGGTGCGGGACCGGGAGGACTGA